A window from Limanda limanda chromosome 14, fLimLim1.1, whole genome shotgun sequence encodes these proteins:
- the LOC133019563 gene encoding olfactory receptor 8G17-like, whose amino-acid sequence MENFTWNSDTLQLEGLKVTQVSVYPVFFFFLLSYILINIANIGILVVIFIDKNLHQPMYLLFCNLPVNDIMGNSIMLPRVLSDILRPPSERLISYYECVLQAFTTHMFATTSHTILMIMAFDRYVAICNPLRYATIMTNNIVVKLTVSAWGVAFVLVGILLGLTVRLNRCRTVIMNPYCDNASLFKLSCESSFINNIYGLTFTVVLLSSSIGSIVLTYAKITAVCVTSKSKSLNSKALKTCSTHLMSYLIMFLCGMLIVILHRFPQLSDYRKLSAILLYVVPGSLNPIIYGVQSKEIRTFLSKLIQSRKVS is encoded by the coding sequence ATGGAAAACTTCACGTGGAACAGCGACACCCTGCAGCTGGAGGGGTTAAAGGTCACACAGGTTTCTGTCTAccccgtcttcttcttcttcttactctCCTACATCCTAATCAATATAGCAAACATCGGCATCCTGGTGGTGATTTTCATAGATAAGAACCTTCACCAGCCCATGTACCTGCTCTTCTGTAACCTGCCCGTCAATGACATCATGGGAAACTCCATCATGTTGCCCCGGGTGCTGTCAGACATCCTGCGTCCTCCCTCCGAGCGCCTCATCAGCTACTACGAGTGTGTGCTGCAGGCGTTCACCACGCACATGTTCGCCACCACCTCTCACACGATACTGATGATCATGGCCTTTGACAGATACGTGGCCATCTGTAATCCTCTGCGTTACGCCACCATCATGACCAACAACATAGTGGTCAAGCTGACTGTGTCTGCCTGGGGCGTGGCCTTTGTTCTGGTGGGGATTCTGCTGGGTTTGACCGTAAGACTGAACCGCTGCAGGACAGTGATCATGAATCCTTACTGTGACAACGCCTCGCTGTTCAAACTCTCCTGTGAGAGTTCGTTTATTAATAACATCTACGGCCTCACGTTCACCGTGGTCCTGCTCTCTTCTTCTATCGGCAGCATAGTTCTCACCTACGCTAAGATCACAGCCGTGTGTGTGACCAGTAAGAGCAAGTCTCTGAACAGTAAGGCCCTGAAGACCTGCAGCACACACCTGATGTCGTACCTGATCATGTTCTTATGTGGAATGCTTATCGTTATTCTGCATCGCTTCCCTCAGTTATCTGACTACAGGAAGCTGTCCGCCATTCTGTTGTACGTCGTCCCCGGCAGCTTGAACCCCATCATCTACGGAGTCCAGTCCAAAGAGATACGAACTTTTCTGTCTAAACTGATTCAGTCCAGAAAAGTCTCATAA
- the LOC133018922 gene encoding uncharacterized protein LOC133018922: MTSLWKKFDDDVDQILEAMAKGEADRKLRAMTTIIVSIAAERFGEEEKKSSGTSYSKNQRAVRIHNIRQEMKALKSQYKAAGQEDRIGLAQLMCILRKNIRVLRRAEWHRRRRCERARKRAAFIANPFKFTKDLLGQKRSGKLASSQEDIDQHLKQTYSDPVREQELGECNNLIEPPEPEVQFDMSELQLKEVREVVCKARASSAPGPSGTSYKVYKNCPKLLLRLWRILRVFWRRGRIPEQWRVAEGVWIPKEENSTQLDQFRIISLLCVEAKIFFSAVSKRLCTYLAKNTYIDTSVQKGGIPGMSGCVEHTGVVTQLIREARENKGNLSVLWLDLANAFGSIPHKLVQLTLRKHHVPSRCRDLIADYYSNFRMRVSSGAITSSWHKVEIGIITGCTISVTLFSLAMNMLTKSAEPECRGPRTNSGQRQPPIRAFMDDLTVMTESVPGCRWILRGLEKLVEWARMRFKPAKSRSMVLRKGKVEDKFRFNITGTAIPTITEKPVKSLGKVFDCSLRDTTSIQSTCTELDGWLKSVDKSGLPGKFKAWVYQHGILPRILWPLLVYAVPISTVETLERKVSKHLRRWLGLPRSLSSIALYGNTNKLRLPFKSLEEEFKVTRAREVVQYRDSSDPKVAKAGIQVRTGRKWRAEDAVQEADARLRHRSLVGVVTRSRAGLGSFPTPQMNTRGKERRRLVQEEVRAAVEETRTCKAVGMKQQGAWTRWENAVERKVTWAELWKAEPHRIKFLIQAVYDVLPSPSNLHIWGIAETPACPLCSKRGTLEHILSCCTRALGDGRYRWRHDQVLKTIAEAISAGLAWAKQFRPSKITIAFVRAGDKPTPARRTSSAGILTSARDWQLLVDLEHQLKFPSHIAVTTLRPDIVLVSESTKQAVLLELTVPWEDRLEEAFERKLSKYAGLVSDCQQAGWRARCFPVEVGCRGFAARSLARAFSSLGIEGERKRRAIRSTTDAAERASRWLWLKRGEPWSHGS; encoded by the coding sequence ATGACCTCACTCTGGAAAAAGTTCGATGACGATGTCGACCAAATTCTGGAGGCAATGGCGAAAGGAGAGGCCGACAGGAAGCTACGAGCTATGACTACAATCATTGTCAGCATCGCAGCTGAGCGGTTtggcgaggaggagaagaaaagctcCGGAACGTCTTACTCAAAGAATCAAAGAGCTGTAAGGATCCACAACATCAGGCAGGAGATGAAAGCGCTGAAATCCCAGTACAAGGCGGCAGGACAAGAGGATCGCATTGGCCTGGCCCAGCTAATGTGCATCCTTCGGAAAAACATCAGAGTTCTCCGCCGGGCTGAGTGGCATCGGAGGCGGCGGTGCGAGAGGGCACGTAAACGTGCTGCTTTCATCGCTAACCCCTTCAAGTTCACTAAGGATTTGCTGGGGCAGAAGCGCAGTGGCAAACTGGCCTCCTCGCAGGAAGACATAGACCAACATCTGAAGCAGACGTACAGCGACCCAGTAAGAGAGCAGGAGTTGGGAGAGTGTAACAACCTCATAGAACCCCCTGAACCAGAAGTGCAGTTTGACATGTCGGAGCTGCAGCTAAAGGAAGTCAGGGAGGTTGTCTGCAAAGCTAGGGCAAGCTCTGCACCAGGACCGAGTGGCACTTCATACAAAGTGTACAAGAACTGTCCCAAACTCCTGCTGCGTCTGTGGAGAATCCTGCGAGTCTtctggagaagagggaggatcCCTGAACAATGGAGAGTGGCTGAAGGGGTATGgatcccgaaggaggaaaactcCACTCAGCTAGACCAGTTCCGCATCATCTCCCTGCTGTGTGTTGAGGCAAAGATTTTCTTCAGTGCGGTTTCCAAACGGCTGTGTACCTACCTGGCAAAGAACACCTACATCGATACATCTGTCCAGAAAGGCGGCATTCCAGGAATGTCAGGATGTGTGGAGCATACTGGTGTGGTGACACAGCTCATTCGGGAGGCCAGAGAGAACAAGGGCAACCTGTCAGTGTTGTGGCTTGACCTGGCAAATGCATTCGGTTCCATTCCACACAAGCTGGTTCAGCTCACCTTGAGAAAACATCATGTACCCAGCAGGTGTAGAGACCTCATCGCTGATTATTACAGCAATTTCAGGATGAGGGTCTCTTCAGGAGCAATAACATCCAGTTGGCACAAGGTGGAGATCGGTATCATCACAGGGTGTACTATCTCTGTGACATTGTTCTCCCTAGCCATGAACATGCTCACTAAGTCTGCTGAGCCAGAGTGCAGAGGGCCCCGCACGAATTCCGGACAACGGCAACCACCCATCAGGGCATTCATGGATGACCTCACAGTCATGACGGAATCGGTCCCAGGCTGCCGGTGGATTCTGAGGGGACTTGAAAAGCTGGTGGAGTGGGCCCGGATGCGTTTCAAACCCGCCAAATCCAGATCAATGGTGCTGAGGAAAGGGAAGGTGGAGGACAAGTTCCGGTTTAACATCACAGGCACAGCCATTCCAACTATCACAGAGAAGCCAGTCAAGAGCTTGGGCAAGGTTTTTGACTGCTCTCTGAGAGACACAACATCTATCCAGTCAACCTGCACTGAGTTGGATGGCTGGCTGAAATCCGTGGACAAGTCAGGCCTACCTGGGAAGTTTAAAGCCTGGGTCTACCAACATGGCATTCTTCCCAGGATCCTGTGGCCCCTCCTTGTCTATGCGGTCCCTATCTCAACAGTTGAGACCTTGGAGAGGAAAGTCAGCAAACACCTCCGGAGATGGCTTGGATTACCAAGGAGCCTGAGCAGCATTGCACTCTACGGGAACACCAACAAACTGCGACTGCCTTTCAAATCCTTGGAGGAGGAATTCAAGGTAACTAGAGCCAGAGAAGTGGTTCAGTACAGGGACTCAAGTGATCCGAAGGTGGCTAAAGCAGGGATCCAAGTGAGGACTGGCAGGAAATGGAGGGCAGAGGATGCGGTTCAAGAGGCAGATGCAAGGCTGCGTCACAGGAGCCTGGTGGGAGTGGTCACACGAAGTCGAGCAGGGCTAGGATCCTTTCCAACTCCCCAAATGAACACCAGGGGGAAGGAAAGGCGACGACTtgttcaggaggaggtgagagcagcagtggaggagacGAGAACCTGCAAGGCAGTGGGAATGAAGCAACAGGGAGCTTGGACGAGGTGGGAGAATGCGGTTGAAAGGAAAGTGACCTGGGCTGAGCTTTGGAAAGCCGAGCCTCACCGCATCAAATTCCTCATCCAGGCAGTGTATGACGTGCTTCCAAGCCCGTCAAATCTGCACATATGGGGCATAGCAGAGACACCAGCATGCCCACTGTGTTCCAAGCGAGGAACCCTGGAACACATCCTCAGTTGCTGTACAAGGGCACTTGGAGATGGTCGGTACAGGTGGAGGCATGACCAAGTCCTCAAGACCATTGCTGAAGCCATCAGCGCAGGACTGGCGTGGGCAAAGCAATTCCGACCCTCCAAGATAACCATCGCCTTTGTCAGAGCTGGGGACAAGCCAACTCCTGCCAGAAGAACATCATCTGCAGGCATCCTGACGTCTGCAAGAGACTGGCAGTTGTTGGTGGACCTTGAACATCAGCTGAAGTTCCCCAGCCATATTGCAGTCACCACCCTGCGACCAGACATTGTCCTTGTGTCTGAATCCACCAAGCAAgcagtgctgctggagctgacagTCCCGTGGGAAGATCGCTTGGAAGAAGCCTTTGAGAGGAAGCTCTCCAAGTACGCAGGACTGGTCAGTGACTGCCAGCAGGCTGGCTGGAGAGCAAGGTGTTTCCCTGTGGAGGTTGGATGCAGAGGATTTGCAGCCCGTTCCTTGGCCAGAGCCTTCAGTAGTTTAGGCATCgagggtgagagaaagaggagagccaTCCGCAGTACCACCGATGCGGCAGAGAGAGCCTCAAGATGGCTGTGGCTCAAAAGAGGGGAGCCATGGAGTCATGGTAGCTAG
- the LOC133019528 gene encoding olfactory receptor 52Z1P-like — MSFLFLSLLSVMENQTFSADILSMEGLKVSPGASVPAFVLLLLIYVFIMVSNLGLVLLICTEPSLHQPMYLLFCNMSINDAFGATAVIPRLLSDVFTPTPQRYIRFYECVLQAFASHFHAATSHAVLMIMAFDRYVAICNPLRYASIMTSRMVVRLSAGAWVAAFVSVAILLGLTVRLTRCRRLISNPFCDNASLFKLSCQNLLINHIYGLGSAVVILGSSLGSVTLTYLRIAIMCFSSRNKGLSSKALQTCASHLAVYVIMLVASFTPMIMHRNPQWADGGKVASVLFHVVPPALNPIIYGLNCKELRQKIGSVFYTSKVK, encoded by the coding sequence ATgagttttctgtttctctctctgctcagcgTCATGGAGAACCAGACGTTCAGTGCTGATATTTTATCCATGGAGGGGTTAAAGGTCAGCCCCGGGGCCTCTGTTCCTGCCttcgtcctgctcctcctcatctacGTCTTCATCATGGTGTCTAACCTGGGCCTGGTGCTGCTGATCTGCACCGAGCCGAGCCTCCACCAGCCCATGTACCTGCTCTTCTGCAACATGAGCATCAACGACGCGTTCGGAGCGACCGCGGTCATCCCTCGGCTGCTGAGCGACGTCTTCACTCCCACGCCGCAGCGCTACATCCGCTTCTATGAGTGCGTTCTTCAGGCCTTCGCCAGTCACTTCCATGCAGCCACCTCCCACGCGGTGCTGATGATCATGGCCTTCGACCGCTACGTGGCCATCTGCAACCCGCTGCGGTACGCCTCCATCATGACCTCCCGGATGGTGGTGAGGCTGTCGGCCGGGGCCTGGGTGGCGGCCTTCGTCTCCGTGGCGATCCTCCTGGGCCTCACCGTCCGCCTGACGCGCTGCAGGAGGCTGATCAGCAACCCGTTCTGCGATAACGCCTCCTTGTTTAAGCTCTCCTGCCAGAACCTCCTCATCAACCACATCTACGGCCTCGGCAGCGCCGTGGTCATCCTGGGCTCCTCCCTGGGCAGCGTCACGCTCACCTACCTGAGGATCGCCATCATGTGcttcagcagcaggaacaaGGGGCTGAGCAGCAAGGCGCTGCAGACCTGCGCCTCCCACCTGGCCGTGTACGTCATCATGCTGGTGGCGTCGTTCACCCCGATGATCATGCACCGGAACCCCCAGTGGGCGGACGGGGGCAAAGTGGCGTCCGTCCTGTTTCATGTCGTGCCCCCGGCGCTGAACCCCATCATCTACGGGTTGAACTGCAAAGAGCTCCGACAGAAGATCGGCAGCGTGTTTTACACGAGTAAAGTCAAATGA
- the LOC133019697 gene encoding putative gustatory receptor clone PTE03 — translation MNNVSLDLLQLEGLKVSPGASVPAFVLLLLIYVFIMVSNLGLVLLICTEPSLHQPMYLLFCNMSINDAFGATVVIPRLLSGVFLPGSDRYISYVDCAVQAFCAHLHASATHTVLMIMAFDRYVAICNPLRYAAIMTNKMLVNLSVSAWTVSLLLVAVLVGLSVRLSRCRRIIFNPFCDNASLFKLSCESVLINNIYGLGYTVVLLGSSLGSVTLTYLRIAMVCLSSRNKGLNHRALQTCASHLALYIIMFVSGSIIIILHRFPSLSDHRKLASIMFHVVPPAMNAVIYGLQIKTVREKISILFTKKNHRPQG, via the coding sequence ATGAACAACGTCAGCCTGGATCTTCTGCAGCTGGAGGGGTTAAAGGTCAGCCCCGGGGCCTCTGTTCCTGCCttcgtcctgctcctcctcatctacGTCTTCATCATGGTGTCTAACCTGGGCCTGGTGCTGCTGATCTGCACCGAGCCGAGCCTCCACCAGCCCATGTACCTGCTCTTCTGCAACATGAGCATCAACGACGCGTTCGGAGCCACCGTGGTCATCCCTCGGCTGCTGAGCGGCGTCTTCCTCCCGGGTTCGGACCGATACATTTCTTACGTGGACTGCGCGGTTCAGGCGTTCTGCGCTCACCTCCACGCGAGCGCCACTCACACCGTGCTGATGATCATGGCCTTCGACCGCTACGTGGCCATCTGCAACCCGCTGCGGTACGCCGCCATCATGACCAACAAGATGCTGGTGAATCTGTCGGTGTCGGCGTGGacggtttctctcctcctggtgGCCGTGCTCGTGGGCCTCAGCGTCCGGCTGTCGCGCTGCAGGCGGATCATATTCAACCCGTTCTGTGACAACGCCTCCTTgttcaaactgtcctgtgaaaGTGTCCTCATCAACAACATCTACGGCCTCGGCTACACCGTGGTCCTGCTGGGCTCCTCCCTCGGCAGCGTCACGCTCACCTACCTGAGGATCGCCATGGTGTGTCTGAGCAGCAGGAACAAGGGGCTGAACCACCGGGCGCTGCAGACCTGCGCCTCCCACCTCGCCCTCTACATCATCATGTTTGTCTCCggctccatcatcatcatcctccatcGTTTCCCCAGCCTGTCCGACCACAGGAAGCTGGCCTCCATCATGTTCCACGTGGTTCCTCCCGCCATGAACGCCGTCATCTACGGACTGCAGATCAAAACGGTCCGAGAGAAAATCAGCATCCTGTTCACAAAGAAAAACCACAGACCTCAAGGTTGA
- the LOC133019568 gene encoding putative gustatory receptor clone PTE03 yields MNNVSVDLLQLEGLKVSPGASVPAFVLLLLIYVFIMVSNLGLVLLICTEPSLHQPMYLLFCNMSINDAFGATVVIPRLLSGVFLPGSDRYISYVDCAVQAFCAHLHASATHTVLMIMAFDRYVAICNPLRYAAIMTNKMLVNLSVSAWTVSLLLVAVLVGLSVRLSRCRRIIFNPFCDNASLFKLSCESVLINNIYGLGYTVVLLGSSLGSVTLTYLRIAMVCLSSRNKGLNHRALQTCASHLALYIIMFVSGSIIIILHRFPSLSDHRKLASIMFHVVPPAMNAVIYGLQIKTVREKISILFSRK; encoded by the coding sequence ATGAACAACGTCAGCGTGGATCTTCTGCAGCTGGAGGGGTTAAAGGTCAGCCCCGGGGCCTCTGTTCCTGCCttcgtcctgctcctcctcatctacGTCTTCATCATGGTGTCTAACCTGGGCCTGGTGCTGCTGATCTGCACCGAGCCGAGCCTCCACCAGCCCATGTACCTGCTCTTCTGCAACATGAGCATCAACGACGCGTTCGGAGCCACCGTGGTCATCCCTCGGCTGCTGAGCGGCGTCTTCCTCCCGGGTTCGGACCGATACATTTCTTACGTGGACTGCGCGGTTCAGGCGTTCTGCGCTCACCTCCACGCGAGCGCCACTCACACCGTGCTGATGATCATGGCCTTCGACCGCTACGTGGCCATCTGCAACCCGCTGCGGTACGCCGCCATCATGACCAACAAGATGCTGGTGAATCTGTCGGTGTCGGCGTGGacggtttctctcctcctggtgGCCGTGCTCGTGGGCCTCAGCGTCCGGCTGTCGCGCTGCAGGCGGATCATATTCAACCCGTTCTGTGACAACGCCTCCTTgttcaaactgtcctgtgaaaGTGTCCTCATCAACAACATCTACGGCCTCGGCTACACCGTGGTCCTGCTGGGCTCCTCCCTCGGCAGCGTCACGCTCACCTACCTGAGGATCGCCATGGTGTGTCTGAGCAGCAGGAACAAGGGGCTGAACCACCGGGCGCTGCAGACCTGCGCCTCCCACCTCGCCCTCTACATCATCATGTTTGTCTCCggctccatcatcatcatcctccatcGTTTCCCCAGCCTGTCCGACCACAGGAAGCTGGCCTCCATCATGTTCCACGTGGTTCCTCCCGCCATGAACGCCGTCATCTACGGACTGCAGATCAAAACGGTCCGAGAGAAAATCAGCATCCTGttcagcaggaagtga
- the LOC133019577 gene encoding putative gustatory receptor clone PTE03 → MNNVSVDLLQLEGLKVSPGASVPAFVLLLLIYVFIMVSNLGLVLLICTEPSLHQPMYLLFCNMSINDAFGATVVIPRLLSGVFLPGSDRYISYVDCAVQAFCGHLHASATHTVLMIMAFDRYVAICNPLRYAAIMTNKMLVNLSVSAWTVSLLLVAVLVGLSVRLSRCRRIIFNPFCDNASLFKLSCESVLINNIYGLGYTVVLLGSSLGSVTLTYLRIAMVCLSSRNKGLNHRALQTCASHLALYIIMFVSGSIIIILHRFPSLSDHRKLASIMFHVVPPAMNAVIYGLQIKTVREKISILFSRK, encoded by the coding sequence ATGAACAACGTCAGCGTGGATCTTCTGCAGCTGGAGGGGTTAAAGGTCAGCCCCGGGGCCTCTGTTCCTGCCttcgtcctgctcctcctcatctacGTCTTCATCATGGTGTCTAACCTGGGCCTGGTGCTGCTGATCTGCACCGAGCCGAGCCTCCACCAGCCCATGTACCTGCTCTTCTGCAACATGAGCATCAACGACGCGTTTGGAGCGACCGTGGTCATCCCTCGGCTGCTGAGCGGCGTCTTCCTCCCGGGTTCGGACCGATACATTTCTTACGTGGACTGCGCGGTTCAGGCGTTCTGCGGTCACCTCCACGCGAGCGCCACTCACACCGTGCTGATGATCATGGCCTTCGACCGCTATGTGGCCATCTGCAACCCGCTGCGGTACGCCGCCATCATGACCAACAAGATGCTGGTGAATCTGTCGGTGTCGGCGTGGacggtttctctcctcctggtgGCCGTGCTCGTGGGCCTCAGCGTCCGGCTGTCGCGCTGCAGGCGGATCATATTCAACCCGTTCTGTGACAACGCCTCCTTgttcaaactgtcctgtgaaaGTGTCCTCATCAACAACATCTACGGCCTCGGCTACACCGTGGTCCTGCTGGGCTCCTCCCTCGGCAGCGTCACGCTCACCTACCTGAGGATCGCCATGGTGTGTCTGAGCAGCAGGAACAAGGGGCTGAACCACCGGGCGCTGCAGACCTGCGCCTCCCACCTCGCCCTCTACATCATCATGTTTGTCTCCggctccatcatcatcatcctccatcGTTTCCCCAGCCTGTCCGACCACAGGAAGCTGGCCTCCATCATGTTCCACGTGGTTCCTCCCGCCATGAACGCCGTCATCTACGGACTGCAGATCAAAACGGTCCGAGAGAAAATCAGCATCCTGttcagcaggaagtga
- the LOC133019396 gene encoding olfactory receptor 5AC1-like, producing MENSSYNSLTLQLEGLKVTKTSKYPVFICLLIIYVFIFVANVGILLLIWTDRSLHQPMYLLFCNLSINDIMGNSLLVPRVLSDILRPPSERLISYYECVLQAFTSHMFGTTSHTILMIMAFDRYVAICNPLRYATIMTNKMVAMLTMSAWGVAFVLVGILLGLTIRLNRCRTVITNPYCDNASLFKLSCESVFINNIYGLTFTVVLLSSSIGSIVLTYAKITAACVTSKNQSVNSKALKTCSTHLMSYMIMFLCGMLVIIMHRFPQYSDYRKLCAILVHVIPGSLNPVIYGVQSKEIRRFLSKLLQQQVVKDSAAGPKCRSTCPDEN from the coding sequence aTGGAGAACTCTTCTTACAACAGCCTGACTCTGCAGCTCGAGGGGTTAAAGGTCACTAAGACCAGCAAGTACCCCGTCTTTATCTGTCTGCTTATCATCTATGTGTTCATATTCGTTGCCAACGTGGGCATCTTGTTGTTGATATGGACGGACAGGAGCCTGCACCAGCCCATGTACCTGCTCTTCTGTAACCTGTCCATCAATGACATCATGGGGAACTCTCTGCTGGTTCCCCGGGTGCTGTCAGACATCCTGCGTCCTCCCTCCGAGCGCCTCATCAGCTACTACGAGTGTGTGCTGCAGGCGTTCACCTCTCACATGTTCGGCACCACCTCTCACACGATACTGATGATCATGGCCTTTGACAGATACGTGGCCATCTGTAATCCTCTGCGTTACGCCACCATCATGACCAACAAGATGGTGGCCATGCTGACCATGTCTGCCTGGGGTGTGGCCTTTGTTCTGGTGGGGATTCTGCTGGGTTTGACCATAAGACTGAACCGATGCAGGACAGTGATCACGAATCCTTACTGTGACAACGCCTCGCTGTTCAAACTctcctgtgagagtgtgtttattaataACATCTACGGCCTCACGTTCACCGTGGTCCTGCTCTCTTCTTCTATCGGCAGCATAGTTCTCACCTACGCTAAGATCACAGCGGCGTGTGTGACCAGTAAAAACCAGTCTGTGAACAGTAAGGCCCTGAAGACCTGCAGCACCCACCTGATGTCGTATATGATCATGTTCTTATGTGGAATGCTTGTCATTATAATGCATCGCTTCCCTCAGTACTCTGACTACAGGAAGCTGTGCGCCATTCTGGTTCACGTCATCCCCGGCAGCTTGAACCCCGTCATCTACGGAGTCCAGTCCAAAGAGATACGAAGATTCTTGTCAAAATT